In Rosa rugosa chromosome 4, drRosRugo1.1, whole genome shotgun sequence, the genomic stretch CTACCAACAGCCGAAAGAGGTAAATTAATAATAGAAAGTCAGTACCATTAACTCAGTGCAACATCAAGTGCAAAATTTGACCATTTGAGGTGGGCTACTATATATTTCTTCGAGGTTATTATGTGCTCTACTAGTCTACCAGCAGGAAGACAATTGTAAATTGGCATGTAGGGGTTAAGAACATTATGAAGGTGAATATATATAGGCATCTTTCTTATTCGTTATATATGGACCAAGTTGTCAATATAATTATCAACCTAAGCCTATTGCTTCCAACATGCAATCAAATTAAGTCATATAGCGTTTATAGAATGTTACTAAAAGCCACTTTATAAAGGAATAGCCTTTTAGGGTTTAATGTAAACATGAATTAGAAGTCCACTATGTTTTATTGAAACATGTTGAGTTTGATGTACAATATTGGTTCAAACTTGACAGGATCAAATTTCATGGCTACGAATCGCTGCAGAACTGGAGCTGTTCTTCTATAGAAGAGCAATTTGTTAGATCTGCCAGTAAAATTGAACTGGAatatgaaaaggaaaaaaaaaaaaaattcaccttTAGAGCTATTTAGACTCCTTTTCCTCGACTGTTTAATTTAGACAATTTCTTGAGGATAAAGGCAAAAGGCATCTATGCCATGTGGTCTCAAACAGTGAAATCCTAGCCGATTAGTAGGAACTTTAGGGTAATTTGGATTATAAGATTCATAAAAATTGTCTCCACCAACATGCCAAAAATGGTATGGGGAAAGAAATGAGTACTCGTTTGAATGATTGAGTAATAGATTATAAGCACTCGAGGACAACGTCAAATCACAAATAGAATTGCCTTATATTTTTCGCGGAGCTAAAATAATTGTTGATGCTTTGATTGTTCATACATATGACTGTATGATAGCAACTTGAAGAACAaccattttgattttgaatataACATTTTCTTATTATTGACTACATATACAGAGGAGGTCAGAACTAGTTAAGAGAAAACCCTATTAGTGACTAACTTCTACCAGCTACAACTACTGAACTACCCTACTGTAGCTTTAAGCTCAACAGTAGGTGCCTTATTTCATTAAAcataaaaggaaaacaaaaggaaaCCCTTTGATTCTCTCTGCTTTACCCAGAAAGGCTTCTTAGTCATGTTGTGCTCCGGAACTAATAATACTATCCTAAAAGGAAGCTCATCCTTTCTGGAAAAGCTTTTCTAGTAATTGCTCAATGATAATAGCCATAGTACTGGAACTGCGGAGGTCCAAAGTTGTTGTTCATACACTGCTGTCCTCCTCTTACTGTCCCATCCCCTAATTCCTCTTCTACATTCAACCCTTCAATCTGCAAAAACAGCACCAAAAGTTAAGCTATAATTTAAAAGATTGATGAAGAAATACTATATATGGCCGACAGTACAATATGTTATGTGGTGAAACTGTCAATTTGACTTGACTAGAGAGTTCACGTGAATGACGTGATGATTTATTGTACTGTCGGCCATAGAGTATAAAAGATCAATAAAGAAATATTTTATGCTGACAGTCCAATATATTATGTTCTGAAACTGTCGATCTAAATTAATTATCATATGTATTCTGGTCAAGTCAAATTGACAGTTTCGCAACATAACCGTTTCGTACGTTACATTATAAGGTTGATGAAACGTGAGAGAATTACTGAAATGTGGAGAAGCCAAATTAAATTACCCAGAGATCATCTTCGTCCTCTTCTCTGGTTGAACATGCAGGTTTGAGGATCTCACCAGTTTCATCATTTCGCGCAAATCTTCCACGTATGCGTGGACGGTTGTCTGCTAGTGTCTTTCGGCATGCATACTATCCAAGTATACAGAAAATAATCACCCACTTTCAGAATCCAACACGTAATAAAActatgatgaaaaaaaaaaaatggggttTTTGGTTACTGAGGAAAAATCAGTTCTTGGAAAAAAGCATACCTTGATAGTCTTGTTGAAGTTTCTCTGTGATCTCTTAGCTCTGTACTTTGAAATCCTCTCTTTTCTCTCCTCTGCACTGTACTTCCCCATCTTGAAGCTCCCAGCTTCCTCCATGGCCGAGCTCTCTCGAGGATTACGAGCAGTTTTGAAATTCTGAAAAACGAAACAGTGGATGTTGTTAGTATTTGGTGAAACGAAACAGAGTAAACACAGAGGAGAGAAGTAAAATTGTGAATTGTGAGACTGACTTGTAAATCTCCAGTGCTGGAAACCCTTCTCATTTGACTTGTCAAGTAGCTGCTCTCAGGTGAGCTCAAGGAGGCTGCTTGGTTCTGAAAATTTGGGGATTCCATGAGAGAATCGAAGCGAGGTTGGAAAACAAAGCCAGGCTTTCCGTCAAAGGAGTTGCTGCTATAGCTCCTCTGCATAAATTTGGCCACATTTTCAGCACCACCACTGTAACTGTGAGGAGAAAAAGCGTGTTGGGTGTTGTAATTATGAGCATTCTGGTCAAAACCCACATGACATTGCTCAGTTTTCACCTCCCCTAAAATGTCCAAAGCTGAGAAATTTCCCAAGGCATCTCCCAAACTGGGACCATTTTCAAGAGGGCCCAGATGGGTTGCTTGGTAAAGGCTCAAACTTCCCGATTGATAACTTGGGGGTGAAGAAGAAACAGGATTTGGGGAGCTTTGCTCAAAAGAATGAGGCTGATCCTCAACTGGGTTTTGTACGTTTCGGTGGTCAGAGATTGCTTGAAGGATGTCAAGAGCTGAGTCTGAGAAAGGAGAGAAGGGGTCAGACAAGAGGTCTGTTTCATAGGAATGGCGGTACAAGGAGGCATCGTCAACAAAGAGATCAGAAGACATTGCAGACCCAAATTGCTTTCTCTATTATCTGAAATTGGAACCCCAAAAGGAAACAGACCAGGAAAGTTAGGAAGTGTTGTAGAATGAAGTGTTCTGCTTTTGTATTTGTGCGTCTTCTGTTGTGAAGCGGACAAAGAACACTGACAAATTTAGACAGGGCCTCTGGAACTACTGAGCAACAAGACAAAGAAAGCCATTTCTCGTCTCTCTCTCACACAAAAGAGATTTTCAAACAACACAGGAAGAGACCAGCTAGTCCACTTCTGCAGTTCTGCTATGCTATATAAACTATAAAGGATTGTGCTTTGCACATCTGCCCCTCAATTTTGATATATTGCAAATGCTCCACAAATAATTTGAATAACACCACCCAGCTTCTTGCACGGTTCATTGTTTGGCCAAAATATTCCATCTTCTGTAAATCTTATGCctttttaacttttttatttgATAAGACCTTCTTTGGAAAGTCCATGTCAATGGTTCTTTGGAAAGTCTATGTCAATTTGATTAGGGTATATTGAAGAGATTAATCAACCCCCACTAATAGCATGAAACTCTGTTCCAGGTACTCAAGTCAGAATTTAGTTGAAAAATACACTAATTATAAGCTAATCAACCATAATTTGTGCCCAAGAAGAGTTGGAAAAATGGATATGATTGCATGAGTGATTTCAAGTCCATGGTGAAACGCTGATGAGTAAATTCAGCCCTGTAATTATGGAACCAATGGGAAGAAATGATCGATTCATTCTTAGGATAGAGATTTAAGAAGCGATCAATCATGGGAAGGAATGATCAATTCATTCTTAGGATAATTTTTGAGATTTAAGAAGTAATCAATCATGAGAAGAAATGATCAATTCATTCTTAAAATCTGAATGATAACTTCGCATAGCAAGTCAGCAACATGAGCAATGAAATGAAGGTAATGTCTATCATATTTCCTTATTTCCTTGTCGCAAACGAGTAAATGCGAATCTCTTCGAGTATCATTGACACTAAAGAGAGACCAATTGAGGCATTACAATGTCATGATTAGATGCATTCAACGAAGTCCGAATATATAATTTGAAATAAAATATCATTAATTTCTATAGAAAATAGCAAAAAAATTCAGCGTCAAGAAGCATGTTTTGGAGGCGCTTTTTgtcttttgttttagtttttaataAATTAGAATTCGCATATTATCTCATCTCGTGTATTGTGAAATTTTATCAAGTGAATGAGTGCATAATAAGACATGAATCTCTTGAAATAATATTGACCACTAAGAGTCAGTTTGACATTCTAGTTTTCGCACTGATAGGTGCAAAATAAACTCTTCTAGCGGACGTTAACCGTTTAGAGAATACCCAATTGAGGCGTTATAATGTTAGGTTTAGACTTGAAAGGATATCATCAATATCTATATAGCAAGAAAGTTTGGTGTCAAAAAGCTAGTTTTTGACGCTTATgtcttttattttagtttttaataAATTGAGTTCGTATGTTGTCTCATCCGGTGCATTGTGAAATTCTATCAAGTGAATAAATGcataataaaacattaattttttttaaataatattgACCACTAAGAGTTAGTTTGACATTCTCATTTTCGCTTTGGCGAGTGCAAAATAATCTCTTCTAGTGGACATCAACCATTTACATAATGTTCAGTTGAGGCGTTATAATGTTAGGTTTAGACTTGAGAGGATATCATCAATATCCATATAGCATCAAAAAACCTGTTTTTGGCTCTTATgtctttgttttagtttttaataAATTAGGTTCGCATGTTGTCTCATCTCGTATATTGTGAAATTCTATTAAGTGAATAAGTGCATAATATGATAAGAATCTCTTAAAATAATACTGACCACTAAGAATCAGATAACATTCTCATTTTCGCCCGGACAAGTACAAAAGAATCTCTTCAAGCAAACATCGATCGTCTAGGGAATGTCCAATTGAGGCGTTATGTTAGGATTAGACTTGAAAATATGTCATCAATATCTATATAGAAAAAAAGTCAAACACGTTCAATAGCCCAACTTTAGCGATGACGTATTttattctatttttattttatttttaaacttTTTGAAAAATAGGATGATTCTTAGCTCGTGTGTTATACAAATGAATCAAAATTGAATATTTCAAAATAAGATTGACCAATAAAAGTGTGTTTGCAATCCTCATCCTTGCACACATATGTAAACAAGAATGTCATTTTTAGAGTAAACATCAATCAGATAAGCAAATCCAATTGGAGGGTTATAATGTCACTTTTAgatcgataacctaatccaaggATTTCATGACTTAATCTAGAACTCGTCATGAGTCATGAGTATGAGAAGGTCTTCAATAAGACGGTCGGATCTATAGGGTTTGTACAGCAAGTCTAGCTACGTGTTTTATGCAATTGTGGAAGACAGAAAACTTTCTTCCATAATAGTTGGATTTTGCACTTTTCATGTGTTTAGGGCCTCAGTTCCCATGTATTACCAACTCTGAGACTTAAGCCCAATATACGAAAAGACCTTCATCCATTACACTTGAGCCCGCAGGCTGCACAGACCTCTTGACCCTTCCAACACTTTTTTCATAACACCGATCGGCATTTGATGATGCTCTTTCATCACTTTACTAGAGAACATTTTAATCCCCCTTGAAAAGGACtaacctcatttttttttttttagatctGCCTGGATCCAGATTCATACAGAAAATTTTGAGAGAAGGGAATTTGGAGAGGTATTTCGTGCAGCCTAGTTTTGTTCATCAGATATCATGCATAGAAATCCCACCAGATCGTTGATTTCTAATGTTCAAGCCGATGTGATCCTTAACCATGACTAATCAAATGTTAGCTAGCaatgtcatcaaaaaaaatGTTAGCTAGCAAAAGAAATCACATAAACGTAATTTTAGACGTTTATCGACTTGTTAGTCTTTCACTTGCATTCTTATATCATTACTCTATGTTATATCTAAATTTTAATATTGAGCTAAACTAGTAATCAAAAGTTAAAAGACTATATCTTACAATATAATAATGATAGCTGGTAATTATGTTTGTGTAAGCATTATAGGTGCTTCTATGGAGACCTCCTTTAGTTTTTGTGTGTTTTCTAGAAGTCAACGTGAAAGAGTACTAGGTCTTGATCAATTGCTATAACAAATTAACATTATTAGCTTCTTTAGAAAACTTTTAATAGTAGAGTCTTcagttgatgaaattggaaCAAGACTAGGCTCTTTTTTCACTAGTATTCTTCTCCATCTTGTttaaatttgaaaaagtttGGGGGATTCATTTATATCTGCATAGGAACATAATGATTAGGAGAGAACCTTGAATTCCCTTTGGGTGATTAAATTCTGCAGTAGAAACTCTTTCTCTTCGTTGAAATCAAGAAACCTATCTTTTTGGGTTATGGATTTTCAAAGAAGTTTAGGAATTGGTGAATCTTCAAACTTTTTCatagttgaaaacttgaaatattGAATCAAAGATGGTGGCTTCCAGGAGTGCAGTTTTGAATGAAATTTCAATCCATCCTCTGGCTCTTGGAAGATTCATGACTCATGTATATTGTAATTGGCCCAGGTTAAACAAACACAAATTCATGAGACAAATACCATGGGAGATCAATTGAGCGATCTGCTCATGAGGGATAGACTAATGGAAGCTGCTGTCCACTTACTAAATATGAAGCTATGGAGGTCTGAATATAAGCATTTCATACGGAAAAAATAAGGGGTGGAACTAGTAAAGAAGTTTTGGGTGAGCTAAAATTCCAACGGGTGGGTGTTTTGAGTATTTCGTCTTATAAGAGTATGGACGTTTtcgataaataaaataataaatattgCATGCTAAATTTTTATCGGTCTAACATACAATTTGTGGTGCAACAGTCTTACTAGAGTTTTTATcataattcaaattttttttttgaaaataagaATCCTTTATTGAAAATAACCAAGATTACATAATATGAGAATGAATGGTAGTGGACATGAACTCCTCACTCTCCTTCTTAAAAACCGAACTAGTTACGGGCCTGTCATCAAGAATtacatccatgagccaaaagaGCCAAACCACTAACCAACTATATCGCCGAACCTCACAGGCTACATATAATCCCGAGAAACTCGATAACACCTCATAGACAACCACCAGAAAAACCAACACCCTCTTCCACACCGCGTCCCAATGAAACCAAACCACGTGCAAGGATCGCTTGTTagcacattgaccataagataaaaccaaaaataaacgAACTCATCCCCAAGAAAGACACCACATCCATAGCACATCAATTTGACCCAACCTTAGCTCAAACAAGTAGGGACCAACTATTGACCAAAGTAACCTAAACAACAACCTAACTAAAAACAAGactctaagagcaagttcacccgtagtcaagaaaaggcaaagtcgagaagtcaagaattcgaccagtcaagttactattcactgctactggacatgggtttccatctttttttttcttgaccgatCAAAACTGTTCATCGATTTTAACTGTTTTCATACAGCTTAAAGGACCGTTGGAATCAAATTTCTCCTCATACAACGGCTGCTGGACACGTGGCGCAGTACCATTCGTCCCTGTCTGGCACTACAGGACAAAATTGTGACCCCCACGCGGAAAGGCGGCTCCTGCTTCTTTCGTGCAGTCCACTCTCTTCTCCAGCGCGTCTGGTAAGATGGAGTCAGtggctgacgtcagccacgtGGGGGGCGGGCCGAGCTGGAGCGTTTGCTTGACTGGTCAGGAGTTTAGTCAGGGCCCTGCCCTTTTGTTTCGCCTTGGTCATGCAAAGCCAAGTTTTGGCTGGTGAAGAATCCATCAGTGGAAGATGAAAATTCCTTCAGCTGGGCAACACATCATCAATTCTGAGCTGGTGCCCGGTCAAGTAgagaccggtggacttgctctaaccaaaagaaaatagtCGCCGCCATAGTACTCCTCATCCTTATCATCAAGTGACCCACCGACAGGCCACCACCGCAGCCTCATGTCTAGCACAAATTTTGTTAACTCTCTCCAACCCTAGTTCTCTCCTGTTTTGTCGGTACTCCCATAAAGCAAATATTATCATAATTCAATTAATCATTACATTTCTTCACGAAATCAAGTGAAATTACCCACATGACAGCTTGTACTAGAGAATTTCTCTCTCAGGGACAGAGCTGAAGAGGCCATGTACTCGAACTAGAGATCTAAGCCAACTCATCCCTGAACCACTGCGCTTCGAATACCCGTATTACCTCTACTCTCATAAAATATAGTTATAATGCAACATTACATGTACTTTCATTGATCCGCCCTACCATCCACGTATAAGAACTTTCCACAaatcttcttattattattCATAAAAGTCCAACttgtcttttgttttcttttaacaCCCACCCGTCCCCAACCCGACCCGTAATGAAAAAGGAGCTGCCAGCTTGGCCCATTATCTAGAAACAAAACATCGGCTTCATCGGAAAAATTGACCTTTTCGATTTTCCGACGCGGAAAAGAAATTTATTACGCGCAacatttccttcctttttttttttttgacaagaaaCATTTCCTTCCTTAAATAATAgggaatgaaaaaaaaagccGGCCCACTCTTCCTTGTAACTTCCTTTGTATTTATTATTATAACATTCAAAGTCTTCCTTCCCTGATAagcatttcaaaattttctctTAAAGTCTCTCCAGTACTTTTCTCTATTCGTTTTtggtcgctctctctctctctctctctgagctcGGATCTCGGCGGCCATGGCGGCGTCTCAGGCGAACATGGAGAAGATGCAGGTCCGCCAGAATTACCGCAATCTCTGGCACTCTGACCTCATGGGAACCATTCAGGCCGATACTCGCTGtaattctctttctctctctctctctctttccaacTCGAATTTACATCTGAGGAGATTATGTGTCTGATACGCTTTGCATGTTTGCTGCAGATTGCTGCTTCTCGTTTTTTTGGTGAGCGATCTTGATCCGCTTCGATTACTTCTTCTTTGATTATTGTTCGATTCTTTGCTTCGCTTCCTGTTAGATCTGAATTAGCTTTCACCATTCTTTGTTGTTTATCGTCTTCCGTTGACTTGCTCTTACCTTCGTTGacttccctttttttcttttttcatgttGATAAGAACTTAATTGGCCTCAAAATCGCGGAGTACTTCATGGAAATGTAGTGCAAATCTTAATTAGGCTATAGGATGTAAAGCTTCATTGGAAATTTGTAATTGAAGAAACAGCGAATTCAGTTTTCATTCTAAATTGGATATTTATCTGCCCACTGTGTCACGAAATGGTTTCTTTGACCTGTCAAGTGTTTCAAGTCTCTTGCTTATTGGATTTCTCAGTGTCATTTGGGAGCTGTTACTCTCAAATGATTCTACTCGTTaagaataaacaaaacaaaatcattAGGGGGTTCTATGTGATAAGAGTCATAAGACTGGGTATACTATATTGCGTGTCCCAGTTCATCTACAAGGACATTGTTTCATATGAGATCAGCATTTGAGGAATACTGATTAACATGTAGTAGGACATGTGTAGTGACCCAATTACATTATTTCTCGTCATATCTAATGAAAGCGGATTCTATCGTATACCTTTTGGTTTAGTGTAAATATTGGTATTGTCTTGTGAATTGTGGTGCATATCTGGTGAGCAAATTTCTGTCATCCCATCatatgaaattaattaatcaaatgtaCTCATGCATTGTCTTCTGAACACCACCCTTTGTGCTTCAACCTTGGcagtctccttttttttttttttttttgtatttattttgGTTCTTAATTGTTGGCTTGCAATTTTCATTTCTCACTATTTATGGGTTGCAATGATGAATTTTGGCTACAATTATAGCGCGTTGTACTTTTGTTTCCTTGTAGTGCACCGTGTGCATCATACTTGCTCCGGAAAAGAGCTCTTTACAATGACATGTCAAGGTAATATGTACCTTTCACTTCCTTGGAACTCTAGAATGAAGTAAGCTTAGCCTTTGTTCTGATTATTGTCCATTTGTTTGTTGTAGATATGTATGCTGTGCTGGTTATATGCCCTGCAGTGGTAGATGTGGGGAAAGTAAATGCCCTGAATTTTGCCTGGCCACTGAGGTATATTCAACTTAATTTAAGATGGTTCTTACCTAGTATGTAGTCTCCTTACACATTTGACTTTATCATGTATTTAGGGTCGTAATACTTTTAGTTCAGTCTAGTAGATTTTACAATTTTCTCAAAGCGTCTTTGTGTCATGCCTTTGATAGAGAGTGGTCACATTGACATCTAGTCAGCTAGTAACTACAGATGACCTTTACAGtttaaagaaatttaaaagacaTCGAGTTTTTTTTCGAAGTACATATCTCTTAATACTTTTTTCATCTACTTTAGACTAACTCTTAATGACATCTCAAAATCAGACTGACTGGGATTAAAGTTAAAAAATTAATAAGCTAATCTAAGCAAGCTGTTGTTATTGCACGACAGAACCTATACTGTCTACACAATAGTTTCTTGAAGCACTGAGGATAGCAACTAGTGCTGAGATCAGAAACATAACAAGGAAAGGGGATCTGTTGTTTCTAATTAGCAGAATATAGGTGCATTTATTAAATGCAGTACAGAGAAACCAATCCATTTGCTATCTCAATGCCATCAGTCCTAAATATCATCAAATTTGCTAGATTTGACCTGGCTCTATCCCTTCATGGAGTTTCCAATGGGCAATCATATCACTTCTTCACGAGGAGTACTTGAGGGTCAAAATTTGCTTTAGTAAGGTGAATTTGAGGGAGTAATAATCTTCaccatagaaagaagaaaaacctTCTGACAGCCACCTAACAATCTAACAAAATAGCAGATAGATGAACATCCCTAATGACCGTGATAGAAGCCCAAAGAGATGACTAGGATAACATTATCACACAGCTTCACCGCATCTGTCCCCTGTAATCCTAAAAAATTCGTCCATTTCTCTCCATCCAGATAACTGAACTAGCAATTCCTATAGGTCCTCTCCTCCACTAAAGCCAATGTCCAACAATTACACCTCTCTATCATTACCTATGGTACTCATGCTTCCCTGAACAATCTTAGCCATAAGTTTACAGCCCCCGGCAATGATGCAAAACATGATTAGCACTCTTCCCTATGTAATAACTGAGAATGATTTGAAATTATGTTCAGTAAAAGTTTATTTGATACTTCAGTATCTTGTAACTTGGATTTGCAGCTGCAGAGAGCTTCTCCTTCTTTAGATTTTAATTTCCTTTCTATGTTTGATGTTTCAGGTGTTTTTGTGCTTTGGGAATTCCGTGGCTTCAACTCGCTTTCTGTTGCAAGATGAATTTAATATTCAGACCACGCAGTGTGATAATTGCATCATTGTACCTCTCTATCATGTTTTTCGCTTGTGCACATAACACACGCAAGCACCCGTATGCTCACACTCACACACAGGGTCACCCATTTCCACACACAATGCAACTCTCATTTAGCGGAGACCCTGAGCAACTCTCACTCAGCAGATCTATTATTTTTGCAAGTTAATGTAAAGTAATGCTGACTTTTAACTTTTAGTCATGATTCCTCTTGTTATCAGGGTTTCATGGTCTGCCTACAACAAGTTGCATGTATTTTCTCCATAGTTGCAATGCTAGTTGGAAGTGAAGAAATCTCAGAGGCGTCTCAGTTATTGAACTGTTTGGCTGACGTGGTGTACTGCAGGTGAGTTGTTCTCTTTTTCCCATTGATCTTTCTCCACCAAGGTGGACTGCAAGTTAGTGATCTTACATTTGATTTCTTGTGCAGTGTGTGTGCATGTATGCAGACACAACACAAGATTGAAATGGATAAGCGTGATGGCATGTTTGGACCCCAACCAATGGCAGTACCTCAGTTTCAGCAGATGTCTCGCATTGATCAACAAATTCCTCCCAATGTCGGATATCCTCCTCAACCAGTATACGGGCAACCCTATGGGTATCCACCTCCTCCTCAGGCTCAAGGCTATCCTCCAGCTGGATACCCTCCACCTGGTTATCCACCTTCTAGGTGATTTGGCTGTGTTGCTCATTCATTTGCAATCTTTGCGGACATCTATTCAGTTGCCTGTCAGTTTGCAAGTATTGTTACCATGAAGTACCAAGTTGTGTATGTTTTGACCTTGGCACTTATCGTTTTACTTGCAAGAGGTTTGGCAAATCAATCTTTGAATACATGCCAAACTTATAACAAATATATCTTCATGATCATCTTTCagtgtttttttccttttacatCTATGGTTGTTTCTTGTTTGTATGGATTTGCAGTACCTGATGCAATTTGTTACATTTGGAATGGAACTAAACTAATATTTCCACAAGAAAAATTTGCTCCTGTTTACTCGaccattttatttctttttgggGTTTCCATTATCCTCATGGAATATCGCAGCCCAAGCTAACAAATGCCTAAATTTAAAATTATTAACCCAAAGAATTCACAAGTTATGATTTCTTCTCACGGACTATGACTAAAAAGGTTGTCGAACTCTGTCAGGTAAATAGAGAACAGAGGCTGAGATCACATCTCAAAAACATCAATATCGGCTCGAACTATACTTCCCGAATTGAGACATGACACACTACTAATTCCTTCCTACCTCGTACTAAACGAGGAAATGTCGATCACTTGTTCATTGATAATCAACACTATAGAGCAACTCGGTGAGAAATTTTTGGATGATACAGTCAAACTAGCTCAGCATGACGCACCGGCACCGGGCACGGTGAACTTAGGAACTCCTCAAATTGAGGTCACATCCGAGGCAGAAGTGAAGGCCACTGGTATATGCCAGAGCTGACTGTTTTGAACTTGTATGAGCTAATAGGTATGTACCTGCCCTTTTTAAGTTTCTGTGTTGTTTAAGATTGTAATGAATGTAGGTTTTTAACTTGGTTTTGGCTAAAATTGTGATGAATCTGGATCATCAGACTAGCTTTGGTACTAGCTAGAGAGATTTGATTCAAGCGTCAATCATTCTATTCCATACAGGACCAAGAACAATGTATCAAAATAACCAAAATCAAAGTGGCAAAGAATGTTAATCCTAGCCAGCTAACTAGTTTGCACTCCCATCTACACAGATCCATCGACGAAGATAGCGTTGCAGTTGAGATTAGGATTGATTGCGGAATTCAGCAGCACTCGGATCGAATGCCTCCATGATACCACTGCATTGATTTGTAGGTTTTATCCCGTAAAGAGTTGTTGCACTCTGGCTTGCCATTCCCATCTACACCACCAAAGCATGCAATTTGTAAA encodes the following:
- the LOC133706949 gene encoding uncharacterized protein LOC133706949 isoform X1, with the protein product MSSDLFVDDASLYRHSYETDLLSDPFSPFSDSALDILQAISDHRNVQNPVEDQPHSFEQSSPNPVSSSPPSYQSGSLSLYQATHLGPLENGPSLGDALGNFSALDILGEVKTEQCHVGFDQNAHNYNTQHAFSPHSYSGGAENVAKFMQRSYSSNSFDGKPGFVFQPRFDSLMESPNFQNQAASLSSPESSYLTSQMRRVSSTGDLQNFKTARNPRESSAMEEAGSFKMGKYSAEERKERISKYRAKRSQRNFNKTIKYACRKTLADNRPRIRGRFARNDETGEILKPACSTREEDEDDLWIEGLNVEEELGDGTVRGGQQCMNNNFGPPQFQYYGYYH
- the LOC133744161 gene encoding uncharacterized protein LOC133744161; the protein is MAASQANMEKMQVRQNYRNLWHSDLMGTIQADTRYCCFSFFCAPCASYLLRKRALYNDMSRYVCCAGYMPCSGRCGESKCPEFCLATEVFLCFGNSVASTRFLLQDEFNIQTTQCDNCIIGFMVCLQQVACIFSIVAMLVGSEEISEASQLLNCLADVVYCSVCACMQTQHKIEMDKRDGMFGPQPMAVPQFQQMSRIDQQIPPNVGYPPQPVYGQPYGYPPPPQAQGYPPAGYPPPGYPPSR
- the LOC133706949 gene encoding zinc finger protein CONSTANS isoform X2, producing the protein MSSDLFVDDASLYRHSYETDLLSDPFSPFSDSALDILQAISDHRNVQNPVEDQPHSFEQSSPNPVSSSPPSYQSGSLSLYQATHLGPLENGPSLGDALGNFSALDILGEVKTEQCHVGFDQNAHNYNTQHAFSPHSYSGGAENVAKFMQRSYSSNSFDGKPGFVFQPRFDSLMESPNFQNQAASLSSPESSYLTSQMRRVSSTGDLQNFKTARNPRESSAMEEAGSFKMGKYSAEERKERISKYRAKRSQRNFNKTIKYACRKTLADNRPRIRGRFARNDETD